Proteins from a genomic interval of Amycolatopsis sp. cg13:
- a CDS encoding ABC transporter ATP-binding protein: protein MRDVVKQFATAGPEPYTALRDLDLEVAPGEFCAVVGPTGCGKSTTLTLVAGLEQPSTGSVRVHGADVSGITPGVGFMFQTDAILPWKTVLDNVSAGPRFRGVAKAAAVSGARDWIRRVGLSGFEDRYPHQLSGGMRKRVALAQNLINEPRILLMDEPFSALDVQTRAKMSDELLSLWELTRPAVVFVTHDLEEAIALADTVVVLTAGPAATVKARFAIDLPRPRVVQEIRFERRFVDLYQRIWDALRTEVDLAYAQTTRISGEAGA from the coding sequence ATGCGGGACGTCGTCAAGCAGTTCGCCACCGCGGGCCCGGAGCCCTACACCGCGCTGCGCGACCTCGACTTGGAGGTGGCTCCCGGCGAATTCTGCGCGGTCGTCGGACCCACCGGCTGCGGCAAATCCACCACCTTGACCCTCGTCGCGGGCCTGGAACAGCCGTCGACCGGCTCGGTCCGGGTGCACGGCGCGGACGTCTCGGGCATCACGCCCGGGGTGGGGTTCATGTTCCAGACCGACGCGATCCTGCCCTGGAAAACGGTGCTGGACAACGTGTCCGCGGGCCCGAGGTTCCGCGGCGTGGCCAAGGCCGCGGCGGTGTCCGGCGCGCGGGACTGGATCCGCCGGGTCGGGCTGAGCGGGTTCGAGGACCGGTACCCGCACCAGCTGTCCGGCGGGATGCGCAAGCGGGTCGCGCTCGCGCAGAACCTCATCAACGAGCCGCGGATCCTGCTCATGGACGAGCCGTTCAGCGCACTCGACGTGCAGACGCGGGCGAAGATGTCCGACGAACTGCTGTCCCTGTGGGAACTTACCCGTCCCGCTGTCGTGTTCGTGACCCACGACCTCGAAGAGGCGATCGCGCTCGCGGACACGGTGGTCGTGCTGACCGCGGGCCCGGCGGCGACGGTCAAGGCCCGGTTCGCCATCGACCTGCCGCGCCCGCGGGTGGTGCAGGAAATCCGGTTCGAGCGCCGGTTCGTCGACCTGTACCAGCGGATCTGGGACGCCCTGCGCACCGAGGTCGACCTGGCGTACGCGCAGACCACCCGGATCAGCGGGGAGGCGGGCGCATGA
- a CDS encoding alkaline phosphatase family protein, protein MAATGPIDHVVVLVQENHTTDNYFRSMAAFGANVATGWPVSPNPPKSDQPHDRKAYYRWLTKKSTGAHVQFDTVADLPFYAWLAASSAFVENHCAGYGTNSTPNHLLIVGGQTPTLRNPPRSQADPVWDMPSLPGLAADHGVSWKAYTGASGYPVEFYQQLKGSPNIVRSAQIIADAQSGALPALSMVWHDSPYDEHPPADVSKGEDTVWQVVDAIVKAGLWDSTVFLLTWDDWGGFDDHVATPNVEITPDGVQLAYGPRVPLLMFGGRVKPGIDHRWSWHPSIPKTVIDLLKLPQLGVPRVDGDHGLADLVDLSPGAKLNPPPPAHGTTITQPTPPKPTPTPTPVPPPPVAKPAPVGPILLRGGGTLPPPNDVPLTVH, encoded by the coding sequence ATGGCCGCCACCGGCCCGATCGACCACGTCGTCGTCCTGGTCCAGGAAAACCACACCACCGACAACTATTTCCGCTCGATGGCCGCGTTCGGCGCGAACGTCGCGACCGGCTGGCCGGTCTCCCCCAACCCGCCGAAGTCCGACCAGCCGCACGACCGCAAGGCCTACTACCGCTGGCTCACCAAGAAAAGCACGGGCGCGCACGTCCAGTTCGACACCGTCGCCGACCTGCCGTTCTACGCCTGGCTCGCGGCGAGCAGCGCGTTCGTCGAGAACCACTGCGCGGGCTACGGCACCAACTCGACGCCGAACCACCTGCTCATCGTCGGCGGCCAGACGCCCACGCTGCGCAACCCGCCGCGCAGCCAGGCCGACCCGGTGTGGGACATGCCGTCCCTGCCCGGACTCGCCGCCGACCACGGCGTGAGCTGGAAGGCCTACACCGGCGCCAGCGGGTATCCGGTCGAGTTCTACCAGCAGCTCAAGGGGTCGCCCAATATCGTGCGTTCGGCCCAGATCATCGCCGACGCCCAGTCCGGTGCGCTGCCCGCGCTGTCGATGGTCTGGCACGACTCGCCGTATGACGAGCACCCGCCCGCGGACGTCAGCAAGGGCGAGGACACCGTGTGGCAGGTCGTCGACGCGATCGTGAAGGCCGGACTGTGGGACTCGACGGTCTTCCTCCTGACCTGGGACGACTGGGGCGGCTTCGACGACCACGTGGCCACGCCGAACGTCGAGATCACCCCGGACGGCGTGCAGCTCGCCTACGGCCCGCGCGTGCCGCTGCTGATGTTCGGCGGACGGGTCAAACCCGGCATCGACCACCGCTGGTCCTGGCATCCGAGCATCCCGAAGACCGTCATCGACCTGCTGAAGCTGCCGCAGCTGGGCGTCCCCCGCGTCGACGGCGACCACGGGCTCGCCGATCTTGTCGACCTCTCCCCCGGCGCGAAGCTGAACCCGCCGCCTCCGGCGCACGGGACCACGATCACCCAGCCCACGCCGCCGAAACCCACCCCGACGCCGACTCCGGTGCCGCCTCCCCCGGTCGCCAAACCGGCTCCGGTCGGGCCGATCCTGCTGCGCGGCGGGGGCACGCTGCCGCCGCCTAATGACGTGCCGTTGACCGTCCACTGA
- a CDS encoding ATP-binding protein, which produces MWRSRPLASQILVAVLGILLATVSAGALLYVKLAGQTLDTQYGQRALGIANTVAQMPSVRDALVRRDPGHAIQAAAEQVRRATGASYVVVTDRSGLRYSHPNTALVGERIEEPVAALDGQGHLGIDNGSLGRSANGKAPISGRGGGIVGQVSVGILEEQVTSELVSDIPWVLLYSGLALAIGMAASLLLSHRIKRATFGLEVSEIASLLQEREAMLHGIREGMVGLDRHGRVEVINDEARRLLAIPSAARGRELSELVPPGRLRDLLTASAADDEVVLTDEFLLVVNKMPVVLSGQDAGSVITLRDRTEMEGLVRELHAVTGLTTALRAQEHEFANRLHVLSGLLGLGEAEEAGRYLTEIAHGPAAQATDLRARFSPPELAALLSAKVAIAAERDVRLEVDPGSGLDLSTADPGALVTVLGNLIDNAVDAVAGQPGERRVRVLVDTLGPDVRVVVSDTGPGIPEETLHEIFIDGYSTKTPRPGMRRGLGLALVYRLVRRSGGSITVDGSAGARFDVLLPNSRSRAALEPAEYA; this is translated from the coding sequence ATGTGGCGGTCACGTCCTCTCGCCTCGCAGATCCTCGTCGCCGTGCTCGGGATCCTGCTCGCCACCGTTTCGGCTGGCGCTCTGCTCTACGTGAAGCTCGCCGGACAGACCCTCGACACGCAATACGGCCAGCGCGCGCTCGGGATCGCGAACACCGTCGCGCAGATGCCGTCCGTCCGCGACGCCCTCGTGCGGCGCGATCCCGGCCACGCCATCCAGGCCGCCGCCGAGCAGGTACGGCGGGCCACGGGCGCGTCATACGTCGTCGTCACCGACAGGTCCGGGCTGCGCTACTCCCATCCCAATACCGCGCTCGTCGGCGAGCGCATCGAGGAACCGGTGGCGGCCCTCGATGGACAAGGCCACCTCGGCATCGACAACGGCAGCCTCGGCCGGTCCGCTAACGGCAAGGCACCGATCTCCGGCCGCGGCGGCGGGATCGTGGGCCAGGTTTCGGTGGGAATCCTCGAAGAACAGGTCACGAGCGAGCTGGTGAGCGACATCCCCTGGGTGCTCCTCTACTCCGGGTTGGCGCTGGCCATCGGGATGGCGGCGTCCTTGCTGCTTTCCCACCGGATCAAGCGCGCGACCTTCGGCCTGGAAGTCTCCGAGATCGCTTCCCTGCTCCAGGAACGGGAAGCGATGCTGCACGGCATCCGCGAGGGCATGGTGGGCCTCGACCGGCACGGCCGCGTCGAGGTGATCAACGACGAAGCCCGCCGACTGCTCGCCATTCCCTCCGCCGCCCGCGGCCGCGAGCTGAGCGAACTCGTCCCGCCCGGCCGCCTCCGCGACCTGCTCACCGCGTCCGCCGCTGACGACGAGGTCGTCCTCACCGACGAATTCCTGTTGGTGGTCAACAAAATGCCAGTAGTCCTTTCCGGACAGGACGCCGGTTCGGTGATCACCTTGCGCGACCGCACCGAAATGGAAGGCCTGGTGCGCGAACTCCACGCCGTCACCGGTCTGACGACCGCTCTGCGCGCACAGGAACACGAATTCGCCAACCGGCTGCATGTCCTGTCGGGACTCCTGGGCCTCGGCGAAGCGGAGGAAGCCGGCCGCTACCTCACCGAAATCGCGCACGGCCCCGCCGCGCAGGCGACCGATCTGCGCGCCCGGTTCTCCCCGCCCGAACTCGCCGCGCTGCTTTCGGCCAAGGTCGCCATCGCCGCCGAACGCGACGTGCGCCTCGAGGTCGATCCCGGTTCCGGGCTCGACCTCAGCACCGCCGACCCCGGCGCGCTCGTCACCGTTCTCGGCAATCTCATCGACAACGCCGTCGACGCCGTGGCCGGGCAGCCGGGAGAACGCCGGGTGCGCGTTCTCGTCGACACCCTCGGCCCGGACGTCCGCGTGGTCGTCTCCGACACCGGTCCCGGCATCCCCGAGGAAACGCTGCACGAGATCTTCATTGACGGCTACTCCACGAAAACTCCTCGCCCCGGCATGCGACGCGGCCTCGGTCTCGCCCTCGTCTACCGGCTGGTGCGCCGGTCCGGCGGGTCGATCACGGTGGACGGTTCGGCCGGGGCGCGATTCGACGTTCTGCTCCCGAATTCCCGTTCCCGCGCCGCGCTCGAGCCGGCGGAGTACGCATGA
- a CDS encoding ABC transporter substrate-binding protein has product MSAKKLAAVLAAALLAVAGCASTASQNAGTSSTGGTGTPVSIMVGGLNKQIYLPFMLAQRLGFYQQQGLNVTLQDEGAGVDATTNMVAGKVDGVGGFYDHTIAMQGLGQSLESVVSMLTTPGEVELCRNEVRGQIHSPADWSGRNLGVTDLGSSTDFLTQYLAQKNGVDPTKIHRVGVQAGATLIGALQHGNVDCAMTTEPTVSTALAQGAAFVLLDMRTAAGTKQQLGGQYPATSLYMTTKYVDSHPQVVQKLVNAYVEALKWIQGHNGAQLADVMPADYYAGSGKDAYAKAFDNEKGIYNPTGIMPPDGPKTNLTVLQAFNPDVKGKQIDLGKTYTDKFVTAVH; this is encoded by the coding sequence GTGTCCGCGAAGAAATTGGCGGCCGTGCTCGCGGCGGCGCTGCTCGCCGTGGCCGGCTGCGCCTCGACCGCGAGCCAGAACGCAGGCACCAGCTCCACCGGCGGGACCGGCACCCCGGTGAGCATCATGGTCGGCGGCTTGAACAAGCAGATCTACCTGCCGTTCATGCTCGCCCAGCGGCTCGGTTTCTACCAGCAGCAAGGCCTGAACGTGACCCTGCAGGACGAGGGAGCCGGAGTCGACGCGACGACGAACATGGTCGCCGGCAAGGTCGACGGCGTCGGCGGGTTCTACGACCACACCATCGCCATGCAGGGCCTCGGCCAGTCGCTGGAATCGGTGGTGTCGATGCTGACCACGCCGGGCGAAGTCGAACTGTGCCGCAACGAGGTGCGCGGCCAGATCCATTCGCCGGCCGACTGGTCCGGCCGCAACCTCGGCGTGACCGATCTCGGTTCCTCCACGGACTTCCTGACCCAGTACCTGGCGCAGAAGAACGGCGTCGACCCGACGAAAATCCACCGCGTGGGCGTGCAAGCCGGAGCCACGCTGATCGGTGCCCTGCAGCACGGCAACGTCGACTGTGCGATGACGACCGAGCCGACGGTGTCCACGGCCTTGGCCCAGGGCGCCGCGTTCGTCCTGCTGGACATGCGCACCGCGGCGGGCACGAAGCAGCAGCTGGGCGGCCAGTATCCGGCGACGTCGCTGTACATGACCACGAAGTACGTGGACAGCCACCCGCAGGTGGTGCAGAAGCTCGTCAACGCGTATGTCGAGGCCCTCAAATGGATCCAGGGCCACAATGGTGCGCAGCTGGCCGACGTGATGCCTGCCGACTACTACGCCGGGTCCGGGAAAGACGCCTACGCCAAGGCATTCGACAACGAGAAGGGCATCTACAACCCGACCGGGATCATGCCGCCGGACGGGCCGAAGACCAACCTGACGGTCCTGCAGGCGTTCAATCCTGATGTGAAGGGCAAGCAGATCGATCTCGGGAAGACTTACACGGACAAGTTCGTGACCGCGGTGCATTGA
- a CDS encoding response regulator encodes MTVRTLVIDDDYRVASIHAASIDRVPGFASVGQAHTAAEARARVEELRPDLLLLDVYLPDEDGLSLLRDLRSGGAPPGCIVITASRDLGTVRSAIQLGAAYYLVKPFGFEQLREQLTAYRSWCERASGSGDVDQATVDSLYSALRGSAPRTDPLPPTMRKVLDTLRRAGQPLGAEALASTLGISRPTAQRHLSELHRRGFLSLELEYGSAGRPTHRYAVAAER; translated from the coding sequence ATGACCGTCCGGACTCTCGTCATCGACGACGACTACCGCGTCGCCTCGATCCACGCCGCCAGCATCGACCGCGTGCCCGGCTTCGCCTCCGTCGGCCAGGCCCACACCGCGGCGGAAGCCCGCGCCCGCGTCGAGGAACTCCGGCCCGACCTGCTGCTGCTCGACGTCTACCTGCCCGACGAAGACGGCCTCTCCCTGCTTCGCGATCTGCGCTCGGGAGGTGCCCCGCCCGGATGCATCGTCATCACCGCTTCCCGCGACCTCGGCACGGTCCGTTCCGCGATCCAGCTCGGCGCCGCCTACTACCTGGTCAAGCCGTTCGGTTTCGAGCAGCTGCGCGAGCAGTTGACGGCGTACCGCAGTTGGTGCGAACGCGCCTCCGGGAGCGGCGACGTCGATCAGGCCACAGTGGACAGTCTGTATTCCGCGCTCCGCGGCTCCGCGCCACGCACGGACCCGCTTCCGCCGACCATGCGCAAGGTGCTCGACACGCTCCGCCGGGCCGGGCAGCCGCTCGGCGCCGAAGCGCTCGCGAGCACGCTGGGCATCAGCCGTCCCACGGCGCAACGCCATCTGAGCGAATTGCACCGCCGCGGTTTCCTCAGCCTCGAACTGGAGTACGGGAGCGCGGGCCGCCCGACGCACCGGTACGCGGTCGCCGCCGAGCGCTGA
- a CDS encoding winged helix-turn-helix domain-containing protein, with product MAELDQLLLDPTRLAIVALLSAAEWAEFGFVRDAVKLSDSALSKQVSTLSKNEYVDVRKGYVGKRPRTWLNLTDSGRDTLAGHLAALQTIAVQARSDGAKQPRD from the coding sequence GTGGCCGAGCTCGACCAGCTCCTGTTGGACCCGACGAGACTGGCCATCGTCGCGCTGCTCTCCGCCGCCGAATGGGCGGAGTTCGGGTTCGTGCGCGACGCGGTGAAGCTGTCCGACTCCGCACTGTCCAAACAGGTCTCCACGCTGTCGAAGAACGAGTACGTCGACGTCCGCAAGGGCTACGTCGGCAAGCGGCCGCGGACGTGGCTCAACCTGACCGACAGCGGCCGCGACACCCTCGCCGGGCACCTCGCCGCCCTCCAAACCATTGCCGTGCAAGCACGTTCGGACGGCGCCAAGCAACCCCGCGACTGA
- a CDS encoding BTAD domain-containing putative transcriptional regulator, translating to MRFGVLGPLHARIAGREVRFDGPRQAKMLAALLLDANNLVAMGRLVAVMWDGKEPATAVRQVQDAVSGLRRNLAGCGAPASLISTRRGGYLIRLAPDQLDLLEFDRERSLAERSTDPAETAAALRRALACWRGNALADISSRVLESEAARLNDQRVAAHARCLGIELDLGRHREVVEELRVLAREHPYDEQIAEHLMVALYRCRRQGEALQAYERLRRTLTGELGVDPTPPVQALRQRILTADPALEVPATGSSAAPTETPEPVMALPVRQLPLDVPDFVGRADTLAEIARLLDAPEPDRVPVAVIAGGPGVGKSCLATHAARLASAAFPDGQLYLDLAATSDEPQDPALMLAEALRALSITGSGIPDGLSARAALYRSLLAGRRMLVVLDDAGHADQVLPLLPGAGGCAVVITSRTLLTDLPGARRFDLDMLSPPEARELFTGIVGQRRVEQEPEEADAILGCCGNLPLAIRIAGAKLAGRPAWTLRVLRERLEDESRRLAELKIGDLSVRASVGLSLRLLPADAVRALSLLGLLGACTLPGWVLGPLLDRPDADEVLDLLVDANLVRLTATDAVGQPRYRLHDLIRTCAVEVAAGLPEEEKRDAIARVLASWLDLAGRAAARLPAGILVPVPASAPRRPLTGAVADRLLADPAGWFDAERDTLLAAVKLAADWRMAEPAWELAAAAVTYYDHRCRYQDWEHGHRLALDAVVAVGNVRGESVLLRGLAQLHIYRDEFDAATRALESSAGLCQGRGDKRGEALSMTMLGTVSRVQGRYAEALDRVEQAHAIVVAEGDPHLEAQLSCSIGVLRLVRGDLDEAQFWFDAALRQARALGDGHRVAVVLRRCSRLHDQRGDPEEALRCLWQALSAFEDLADERCAAYTLLEVGRVYAGQRDRDRAGPVLERAAEVFHRHGDRQDEAACWQLIGDLDAAAGVPDLAQQHHEKARRLWQTIGGADQANGPVPPSSP from the coding sequence ATGCGATTCGGCGTTTTGGGGCCGCTGCACGCCCGGATCGCCGGGCGCGAGGTCCGCTTCGACGGGCCGCGGCAGGCCAAGATGCTGGCCGCGCTTCTGCTCGACGCCAACAACCTCGTCGCCATGGGCAGGCTCGTCGCGGTGATGTGGGACGGGAAAGAACCCGCCACCGCGGTGCGCCAGGTCCAGGACGCAGTGTCCGGGCTGCGCCGCAATCTCGCCGGGTGCGGAGCGCCCGCCTCGTTGATCAGCACGCGCCGCGGCGGCTACCTGATCCGCCTCGCGCCGGATCAGCTCGACTTGCTGGAGTTCGACCGCGAGCGGAGCCTCGCCGAACGGAGTACGGACCCGGCCGAGACCGCTGCCGCGTTGCGGCGCGCGCTGGCCTGCTGGCGCGGCAACGCTTTGGCCGACATCTCCAGCCGGGTCTTGGAGTCGGAAGCGGCACGGTTGAACGACCAGCGCGTGGCCGCGCACGCACGCTGCCTGGGCATCGAACTGGATCTGGGACGGCATCGCGAGGTCGTCGAGGAATTGCGGGTCCTGGCCCGCGAGCATCCCTACGACGAGCAGATCGCCGAACACTTGATGGTCGCCCTTTACCGGTGCCGTCGCCAGGGCGAGGCACTGCAGGCCTACGAACGGCTGCGCCGGACCCTGACCGGCGAGCTCGGCGTCGACCCGACCCCGCCGGTCCAGGCGCTGCGCCAGCGCATCCTGACCGCCGATCCCGCACTGGAGGTCCCGGCGACCGGATCCTCCGCCGCACCAACGGAAACCCCCGAACCGGTCATGGCGCTGCCGGTGCGCCAACTGCCGCTGGACGTCCCGGACTTCGTCGGCCGGGCCGACACGCTCGCCGAAATCGCCCGGCTGCTCGACGCGCCGGAGCCGGACCGCGTCCCGGTGGCGGTTATCGCGGGCGGTCCCGGGGTCGGCAAATCCTGTCTGGCGACCCACGCCGCGCGATTGGCGAGCGCCGCTTTCCCCGATGGCCAGCTCTACCTCGACCTCGCCGCGACCTCGGACGAACCGCAGGACCCGGCCCTGATGCTGGCCGAGGCGTTGCGTGCGCTCTCGATCACCGGCAGCGGAATCCCGGACGGGCTGTCGGCCCGGGCCGCGCTGTACCGGTCGTTGCTGGCCGGGCGCCGGATGCTGGTGGTGCTCGACGACGCGGGCCACGCCGATCAGGTGCTGCCGTTGCTGCCCGGGGCGGGTGGCTGCGCGGTCGTGATTACGAGCCGCACCTTGTTGACAGATCTGCCCGGTGCCCGCCGGTTCGACCTGGACATGCTGAGCCCGCCGGAGGCGCGGGAACTGTTCACCGGCATCGTCGGGCAGCGGCGGGTCGAGCAGGAACCCGAAGAGGCCGACGCGATCCTCGGTTGCTGCGGCAACCTTCCGCTGGCGATCCGGATCGCGGGCGCCAAGCTCGCCGGCCGCCCGGCCTGGACGCTGCGGGTGCTGCGGGAACGGCTCGAGGACGAATCCCGGCGGCTGGCCGAGCTGAAGATCGGGGACCTGAGCGTGCGCGCCAGCGTCGGGCTGAGCCTGCGGCTGCTGCCCGCCGACGCGGTGCGCGCGCTGAGCCTGCTGGGCTTGCTCGGCGCCTGCACCCTGCCCGGCTGGGTGCTCGGCCCGCTGCTGGACCGCCCGGACGCGGACGAGGTGCTCGACCTCCTCGTGGACGCCAACCTGGTGCGGCTGACCGCCACGGACGCCGTCGGCCAGCCGCGGTACCGCCTGCACGACCTGATCCGGACCTGCGCCGTCGAGGTCGCCGCCGGGCTGCCCGAGGAGGAGAAGCGGGACGCGATCGCCCGGGTGCTGGCGTCCTGGCTGGACCTCGCCGGGCGCGCCGCCGCCCGGCTGCCCGCCGGGATTCTGGTCCCGGTGCCCGCTTCCGCGCCGCGCCGTCCGTTGACCGGCGCGGTTGCGGACCGGCTTCTGGCCGACCCGGCCGGCTGGTTCGACGCGGAACGCGACACCCTGCTCGCCGCGGTGAAACTGGCCGCGGACTGGCGAATGGCCGAGCCGGCCTGGGAACTGGCGGCCGCCGCCGTCACCTACTACGACCACCGGTGCCGGTATCAGGACTGGGAGCACGGGCACCGGCTGGCGCTGGACGCGGTGGTGGCCGTGGGCAATGTCCGGGGCGAATCGGTGCTGTTGCGCGGTTTGGCGCAGCTGCACATCTATCGCGACGAGTTCGACGCGGCGACCCGGGCTCTGGAGTCGTCGGCCGGGCTGTGCCAGGGACGAGGGGACAAGCGCGGCGAGGCGTTGTCGATGACGATGCTGGGCACCGTCAGCCGGGTCCAGGGCCGCTACGCCGAAGCCCTCGACCGGGTCGAGCAGGCGCACGCCATCGTGGTCGCCGAGGGCGATCCGCATCTCGAAGCGCAGCTGTCGTGTTCCATTGGCGTGCTGCGGCTCGTGCGGGGCGACCTCGACGAGGCGCAGTTCTGGTTCGACGCGGCGCTGCGCCAGGCCAGGGCGCTCGGCGACGGGCATCGGGTGGCTGTCGTGCTGCGCCGGTGCAGTCGTCTGCACGACCAGCGCGGTGATCCGGAGGAGGCGCTGCGCTGTCTGTGGCAGGCGCTTTCGGCCTTCGAGGATCTGGCCGACGAACGGTGCGCCGCGTACACGTTGCTGGAAGTCGGCCGTGTCTATGCGGGCCAGCGTGATCGGGACCGGGCGGGGCCGGTGCTGGAGCGCGCCGCGGAGGTGTTCCACCGGCATGGCGACCGGCAGGATGAAGCCGCGTGCTGGCAGCTGATCGGCGATCTCGACGCCGCGGCCGGTGTCCCTGATCTGGCGCAGCAACACCACGAGAAAGCGCGGCGGCTGTGGCAGACGATCGGCGGCGCTGACCAGGCGAACGGTCCGGTGCCGCCGTCCTCGCCGTGA
- a CDS encoding ABC transporter permease, translating into MTTEVDSPANPAAGAAAAAARRSRRRTHAFLVHTVQAAVLVVILGGWQLLVQGDQHAIVLYGLPSGIFDRLRSWVTEGTALGSLGSQIWTTIEEALIGFAIGTVLGIVCGIALGRIRFLSEVFGPFIKVLNAIPRIVLGSVFVLAFGLGLESKILLVIVLVFFGVFFNAFQGTREVDRTFIANASILGASRWQVTRQVVLPSAFTWIIASLHVSFGFALIGAIVGEFLGGYAGLGVLIKNAQGTFDASGVWAAMVIMGVVALIAEWLITRLERRLLRWRPAQLSGPDL; encoded by the coding sequence ATGACGACCGAAGTGGACTCGCCCGCGAACCCCGCCGCTGGCGCTGCCGCAGCCGCTGCTCGCCGTTCGCGCCGCCGGACACACGCCTTCCTGGTCCACACCGTCCAGGCAGCGGTGCTGGTGGTAATCCTGGGCGGCTGGCAGCTGCTCGTGCAAGGAGACCAGCACGCGATCGTGCTGTACGGGCTTCCGTCGGGCATCTTCGACCGGTTGCGGTCGTGGGTGACCGAGGGCACCGCGCTCGGATCGCTCGGCAGCCAGATCTGGACGACGATCGAAGAGGCGCTGATCGGCTTCGCGATCGGCACGGTGCTGGGCATCGTCTGCGGCATCGCACTCGGCCGGATCCGGTTCCTGTCGGAGGTGTTCGGCCCGTTCATCAAGGTGCTCAACGCGATTCCGCGGATCGTGCTCGGCTCGGTCTTCGTGCTGGCGTTCGGCCTCGGCCTCGAATCGAAGATCCTGCTGGTGATCGTGCTGGTGTTCTTCGGAGTGTTCTTCAACGCTTTCCAGGGCACTCGCGAGGTCGACCGGACGTTCATCGCCAACGCCAGCATCCTCGGCGCTTCGCGGTGGCAGGTGACCCGGCAGGTCGTGCTGCCCTCGGCGTTCACCTGGATCATCGCGAGCCTGCACGTGAGCTTCGGGTTCGCGCTGATCGGCGCGATCGTCGGCGAATTCCTCGGCGGCTACGCGGGTCTCGGCGTGCTGATCAAGAACGCCCAGGGCACGTTCGACGCGAGCGGCGTCTGGGCGGCGATGGTGATCATGGGCGTCGTCGCGCTCATCGCCGAATGGCTGATCACCCGCCTCGAACGCCGGCTGCTGCGCTGGCGGCCCGCCCAGCTGTCCGGTCCGGACCTGTGA